A part of Colletotrichum higginsianum IMI 349063 chromosome 11, whole genome shotgun sequence genomic DNA contains:
- a CDS encoding EC7 protein: MPSSNFASFPLVARHCAQPTNCGAVVQGTMCDFCCASNVKPDSIHCKSRNVACQSGGQPGGQTFNCDHA, from the coding sequence ATGCCATCTTCCAATTTCGCCTCCTTTCCCCTCGTAGCCCGCCACTGCGCCCAGCCCACAAACTgcggtgccgtcgtccaggGGACAATGTGCGACTTCTGCTGCGCATCCAACGTGAAGCCGGACAGTATCCACTGCAAGTCTCGCAACGTCGCCTGTCAGTCGGGTGGTCAGCCAGGTGGTCAGACGTTCAACTGCGACCATGCCTAG